The proteins below are encoded in one region of Microbispora sp. NBC_01189:
- a CDS encoding DUF6401 family natural product biosynthesis protein: protein MSEHSWPVRIRAEFAQRVLDLRHQHPGLLASLDQHMAAVRQAISGLGERVGPSSLLAYLIGFWDGAQEKGWRTPGPDQPLDFAVLRMTAVCLLLDTAAEPA, encoded by the coding sequence GTGTCCGAGCACTCCTGGCCTGTCCGCATCCGCGCCGAGTTCGCGCAGCGGGTGCTGGACCTGCGGCACCAGCACCCGGGCCTCCTCGCCTCGCTGGACCAGCACATGGCCGCCGTCCGGCAGGCCATCTCGGGCCTCGGCGAGCGGGTCGGGCCGTCCTCGCTGCTCGCCTATCTGATCGGTTTCTGGGACGGGGCCCAGGAGAAGGGCTGGCGGACGCCGGGGCCGGACCAGCCGCTCGACTTCGCCGTGTTGCGCATGACCGCGGTCTGCCTGCTGCTCGACACCGCCGCCGAACCCGCCTGA
- a CDS encoding ACT domain-containing protein, whose translation MSEPRNAAGEGGHPTPGPLHRHHGARSWRREIAELAALFLAVGLAHVLATLLGHRDPGPVVLVSIGLALIVGSAVHKRLSAPGAVRGRVRPGIDQATSLWRVRARVAERPGRLAALAGAFARLGCNILSLQIAPAGSAVMARGGCDALDEFVVEAPASLTPQDLWRAVDRAGGADAVVVPAQVKDLIDPGIQALLLGQRVRDDPGELLAAMTELLRTADVRWREPGEPAADRTPGTVMTVPVHPGATLVVTRRDLPFTPTESARAAALAAAARHRQWADDWPGE comes from the coding sequence ATGAGCGAACCGAGAAACGCCGCCGGCGAGGGCGGCCATCCGACTCCCGGCCCGCTTCACCGGCATCACGGCGCCCGATCCTGGCGGCGGGAGATCGCGGAACTGGCCGCGCTCTTCCTCGCCGTCGGGCTCGCCCACGTGCTCGCCACTCTGCTCGGCCACCGCGACCCCGGCCCGGTGGTGCTCGTCTCCATCGGATTGGCCCTGATCGTCGGCTCGGCCGTGCACAAGAGACTGTCGGCCCCGGGGGCCGTACGCGGGCGCGTCCGCCCGGGGATTGATCAGGCGACCAGCCTGTGGCGGGTGCGGGCCAGGGTCGCCGAGCGCCCCGGCCGGCTCGCCGCGCTCGCCGGGGCCTTCGCCCGGCTGGGCTGCAACATCCTCTCCCTGCAGATCGCCCCGGCCGGCAGCGCGGTGATGGCGCGGGGCGGCTGCGACGCCCTGGACGAGTTCGTCGTCGAGGCCCCGGCCTCGCTCACCCCGCAGGACCTGTGGCGCGCCGTCGACCGGGCCGGCGGCGCGGACGCCGTCGTCGTCCCCGCCCAGGTCAAGGACCTCATCGACCCCGGCATCCAGGCGCTGCTGCTGGGTCAGCGCGTACGGGACGATCCGGGCGAGCTGCTCGCGGCCATGACGGAACTGCTGCGCACGGCGGACGTCCGGTGGCGGGAGCCCGGTGAGCCGGCCGCGGACAGGACACCGGGCACCGTGATGACGGTTCCGGTGCATCCCGGCGCCACTCTCGTGGTGACGAGACGGGATCTGCCGTTCACGCCGACGGAGTCGGCGCGGGCCGCCGCGCTCGCGGCGGCGGCCCGGCACCGTCAGTGGGCCGACGACTGGCCCGGCGAATAA
- a CDS encoding GH1 family beta-glucosidase: MTAIEHRPSGPRAFPDGFVWGTATAAYQIEGAVDVDGRGRSIWDTFCGKPGAVARGESGEIACDHYHRWQEDVDLMKELGAAAYRFSVAWPRVLPDGRGPVNRRGLDFYRRLVDALREGGIEPYVTLYHWDLPQAIEDRGGWRVRETAERFADYAEVMYDALGDSVSNWITLNEPYCSSIVGYGEGRHAPGATEGHGALAAAHHLLLGHGLAVTRLRALARPGQRVGVTLNMSPTAPATASPEDAAAARRMDLLVNRQFTDPLFGHSYAAGMAETFGRITDFSFRRDGDLETIGTPVDFLGVNYYYRLHVAAAPYEEADPGRRTAFDLGVRTVTPEDARTSGLGWVVEPEGLYETLVGLATRYPDLPPVYITENGYGDDGVLEDTGRVDYLRDHLAATHDAMTAGADVRGYFAWSLMDNFEWARGYSARFGLVHVDYETQERTPKSSFRWMREFIADPVLADPPAGEPLFIDPVMTDPVIAGPVIGDPGVVAYGTGGYGRAHYGTGEYTGGYGLDDFDVADPVVTGPPVDVLVAGTPRGDRSAGEPG, encoded by the coding sequence ATGACGGCGATCGAACACCGCCCCTCCGGGCCGCGGGCCTTCCCCGACGGCTTCGTCTGGGGTACTGCCACCGCGGCGTACCAGATCGAGGGGGCCGTCGACGTCGACGGCCGGGGGCGCTCGATTTGGGACACCTTCTGCGGGAAGCCCGGCGCCGTCGCGCGGGGCGAGTCAGGTGAGATCGCCTGCGACCACTATCACCGCTGGCAAGAGGATGTCGATCTCATGAAGGAGCTGGGGGCGGCCGCCTACCGATTCTCCGTGGCCTGGCCGCGCGTCCTGCCGGACGGGCGCGGGCCGGTGAACCGGCGCGGCCTCGACTTCTACCGACGCCTCGTCGACGCCCTGCGCGAGGGCGGCATCGAGCCGTACGTCACGCTGTACCACTGGGATCTGCCCCAGGCGATCGAGGACCGCGGGGGCTGGCGGGTCCGCGAGACGGCGGAGCGCTTCGCCGACTACGCGGAGGTGATGTACGACGCGCTCGGCGACTCGGTGTCGAACTGGATCACGCTGAACGAGCCGTACTGCTCGTCGATCGTGGGGTACGGCGAGGGCCGGCACGCACCGGGTGCCACGGAGGGGCACGGCGCGCTGGCCGCCGCACACCACCTGCTGCTCGGTCACGGCCTCGCCGTCACGCGCCTGCGCGCACTGGCCCGGCCCGGCCAGCGCGTCGGGGTGACGCTCAACATGTCGCCCACGGCGCCGGCGACCGCCTCGCCGGAGGACGCCGCCGCCGCGCGGCGGATGGACCTGCTGGTCAACCGGCAGTTCACCGACCCGCTCTTCGGTCACTCGTACGCCGCCGGCATGGCCGAGACGTTCGGCCGGATCACCGACTTCTCGTTCCGGCGGGACGGCGATCTGGAGACAATCGGGACGCCGGTGGACTTCCTCGGGGTGAACTACTACTACCGGCTGCACGTGGCGGCCGCGCCGTACGAGGAGGCCGACCCCGGCCGCCGTACGGCGTTCGACCTCGGCGTGCGCACCGTCACGCCGGAGGACGCGCGCACCAGCGGGCTGGGCTGGGTGGTCGAGCCCGAGGGGCTGTACGAGACGCTGGTCGGCCTGGCCACCCGCTATCCGGACCTGCCGCCGGTCTACATCACCGAGAACGGCTACGGCGACGACGGCGTGCTGGAGGACACCGGCCGCGTCGACTACCTGCGCGACCACCTGGCCGCGACCCACGACGCGATGACGGCGGGCGCCGACGTGCGGGGCTACTTCGCCTGGTCGCTGATGGACAACTTCGAGTGGGCCCGGGGATACTCCGCGAGGTTCGGGCTCGTGCACGTGGACTACGAGACCCAGGAGCGTACGCCGAAGTCCAGCTTCCGCTGGATGCGCGAGTTCATCGCCGACCCGGTGCTCGCCGATCCGCCGGCCGGCGAGCCGCTCTTCATCGACCCCGTGATGACCGACCCGGTGATCGCCGGACCCGTCATCGGCGACCCCGGCGTGGTCGCGTACGGCACGGGCGGCTACGGGAGGGCCCACTACGGCACGGGTGAATACACGGGTGGTTACGGCCTGGACGACTTCGACGTCGCCGATCCCGTCGTCACCGGTCCGCCCGTCGACGTCCTGGTCGCGGGCACCCCCCGGGGTGACCGCTCGGCGGGCGAACCGGGCTGA
- a CDS encoding protein-L-isoaspartate O-methyltransferase family protein, protein MDVTAAACPEDLVRAVRAAGVRDERLLRAVRATPRAAFVPRAHVAHAYEDVPIPIAHGQVTTQPSLSATMIEGLGLTGVEHVLEVGSGLGYQTALLARTAGDVVGVDLWPDLVRAARRNLARQGVRNAEVRVGDGGQGVREHAPYDAVIVSAAFPTVPAPLVEQLRPGGRLVQPIGTGGREEVVLFERTVIGLEPRQVLTLASFVRLHGRFGYPS, encoded by the coding sequence GTGGACGTGACCGCAGCCGCCTGTCCCGAAGACCTCGTCCGGGCCGTCCGGGCGGCGGGAGTCCGTGACGAGCGCCTGCTCCGGGCGGTGCGCGCGACGCCGCGGGCGGCTTTCGTCCCGCGCGCGCACGTCGCGCACGCGTACGAGGACGTGCCGATCCCCATCGCGCACGGACAGGTGACGACGCAGCCGTCCCTGTCGGCGACGATGATCGAGGGGCTGGGGCTGACGGGCGTGGAGCACGTGCTGGAGGTCGGCTCCGGCCTCGGATACCAGACCGCGCTGCTCGCCCGCACGGCCGGCGACGTGGTCGGCGTCGATCTGTGGCCCGACCTCGTGCGGGCGGCGCGGCGCAACCTCGCGCGGCAGGGTGTCCGCAACGCGGAGGTGCGGGTCGGCGACGGCGGACAGGGCGTGCGTGAGCACGCTCCCTATGACGCCGTCATCGTCTCGGCGGCGTTTCCCACGGTTCCCGCGCCGCTGGTCGAGCAGTTGCGGCCCGGCGGGCGGCTGGTGCAGCCCATCGGCACCGGCGGCCGGGAGGAGGTCGTGCTCTTCGAGCGCACCGTCATCGGCCTGGAACCCCGGCAGGTCCTCACACTGGCCAGCTTCGTCCGCCTCCACGGCCGTTTCGGCTACCCCTCCTGA
- a CDS encoding FAD-binding oxidoreductase, protein MLSPESAATVRATLPVIAGAIQDITARFYDTLFADNPELLRDLFNRGNQANGEQRVALAGSIAAFATALVGRPGGLPGTMLSRIASKHASLGITEEQYAVVHKYLFGAIGEVLGDAVTPGVAQAWDEVYWLLAETLIGLERDLYREAGRGWTRATVVERRDETADAASFLLRPDVPLSFLPGQYVSVRVTLPDGARQIRQYSLSNAPGRGDWRITVKRVRGGSAPEGEVSTRLHEHVRAGDVLDVSAPFGDLTLPEGDGPLLLASAGIGVTPVLSMLGHLAVTGSGRRVVVVHADRSPGDHVHREELTDLVAALPGATLHRWYEDLPAQELSGPAPAAGRADLSAVDLPGGVTACLCGPLPFMRAVRAQLTARGVAASDIRYEVFGPDLWIAGD, encoded by the coding sequence ATGCTCTCTCCGGAGTCGGCCGCGACCGTCCGCGCCACCCTGCCCGTGATCGCGGGGGCGATCCAGGACATCACCGCCCGCTTCTACGACACGTTGTTCGCCGACAACCCTGAGCTGCTGCGCGACCTGTTCAACCGGGGCAACCAGGCCAACGGCGAGCAGCGCGTCGCGCTGGCGGGCTCGATCGCCGCGTTCGCGACCGCGCTGGTGGGCCGCCCGGGCGGGCTTCCCGGCACGATGCTGTCCAGAATCGCCAGCAAGCACGCCTCCCTCGGCATCACCGAGGAGCAGTACGCCGTGGTGCACAAGTATCTGTTCGGCGCCATCGGCGAGGTGCTGGGCGACGCCGTCACGCCCGGGGTCGCCCAGGCGTGGGACGAGGTCTACTGGCTCCTGGCCGAGACGCTGATCGGCCTGGAGCGCGACCTCTACCGCGAGGCGGGCCGGGGCTGGACGCGGGCCACGGTGGTCGAGCGGCGCGACGAGACGGCCGACGCCGCCTCCTTCCTCCTGCGCCCGGACGTCCCGCTGTCGTTCCTGCCGGGCCAGTACGTCAGCGTCCGCGTCACGCTGCCCGACGGCGCGCGGCAGATCCGGCAGTACAGCCTGTCGAACGCCCCGGGGCGCGGCGACTGGCGGATCACGGTGAAGCGGGTGCGCGGTGGGAGCGCCCCCGAGGGCGAGGTCTCCACCCGGCTGCACGAGCACGTCCGGGCCGGCGACGTGCTCGACGTCTCCGCGCCGTTCGGCGATCTGACCCTGCCGGAGGGCGACGGCCCGCTGCTGCTCGCCTCGGCGGGGATCGGGGTGACCCCCGTGCTGTCGATGCTCGGCCATCTGGCCGTCACCGGGTCGGGCCGGCGGGTGGTGGTCGTGCACGCCGACCGCTCCCCCGGCGACCACGTCCACCGCGAGGAGCTGACGGACCTGGTCGCGGCCCTGCCCGGCGCCACCCTGCACCGGTGGTACGAGGACCTGCCGGCACAGGAGCTGAGCGGCCCGGCTCCGGCCGCCGGCCGGGCCGACCTGTCCGCGGTCGACCTGCCCGGGGGCGTCACCGCCTGCCTGTGCGGGCCGCTGCCGTTCATGCGGGCCGTACGCGCGCAGTTGACGGCGCGCGGCGTGGCCGCCTCCGACATCCGCTACGAAGTTTTCGGCCCCGACCTGTGGATCGCCGGGGACTGA
- a CDS encoding SAM-dependent methyltransferase → MDDSRRAPEGVDPTIPNIARMYDYYLGGKDNFAADREAAEKMLAIGRQMGNDGREVARENRGFLRRAVRHLAESGITQFVDIGAGLPTQENVHQVARRHAPGARVVYVDNDRVVLTHARALLADNPQTIVVAGDLRDPDAVFDDPEVRAHIDFTRPFAVLLVSVLHFVTDDEDADRITARIRERMVPGCHLALSHIGMKDEVAEEVVLESKKVYAATSSGGLVGRPFKRIESFFDGLEILEPGLVPVQAWRPDVPWDVPVDMGGTGIFGAVGRMP, encoded by the coding sequence TTGGACGACTCGAGGAGGGCGCCCGAGGGCGTCGATCCCACCATCCCGAACATCGCCCGGATGTACGACTACTACCTGGGCGGAAAGGACAACTTCGCCGCCGACCGGGAGGCCGCGGAGAAGATGCTCGCCATCGGGCGGCAGATGGGCAACGACGGCCGGGAGGTCGCCAGGGAGAACCGCGGCTTCCTGCGGCGTGCGGTGCGGCACCTGGCCGAGTCGGGGATCACGCAGTTCGTCGACATCGGCGCGGGCCTGCCGACGCAGGAGAACGTCCACCAGGTCGCGCGGCGGCACGCCCCCGGAGCGCGGGTGGTGTACGTGGACAACGACCGGGTGGTCCTCACGCACGCGCGGGCGCTGCTGGCCGACAACCCCCAGACGATCGTGGTGGCCGGAGACCTGCGGGACCCGGACGCCGTCTTCGACGATCCCGAGGTGCGCGCCCACATCGACTTCACCCGGCCGTTCGCGGTGCTGCTGGTCTCGGTGCTGCACTTCGTGACCGACGACGAGGACGCCGACCGGATCACGGCCCGGATCCGCGAGCGGATGGTCCCGGGGTGCCACCTGGCGCTGTCGCACATCGGGATGAAGGACGAGGTCGCCGAGGAGGTCGTCCTGGAGAGCAAGAAGGTGTACGCCGCCACCTCCTCCGGCGGGCTCGTGGGCAGGCCCTTCAAGCGGATCGAGTCGTTCTTCGACGGCCTGGAGATCCTGGAGCCCGGCCTCGTGCCCGTGCAGGCGTGGCGGCCCGACGTCCCGTGGGACGTGCCGGTCGACATGGGCGGGACCGGCATCTTCGGGGCGGTCGGCCGGATGCCCTGA
- a CDS encoding VOC family protein, with the protein MTPRLTLSAAVLDAPDARELAAFYQRLLGWTIDSDEPGWVTMHPPGGGAGLSFQTEKEYVPPVWPAGPGDQRMMLHLDIEVDDLETAVAHATGAGATLAGHQPQDDVRVLLDPAGHPLCLWIRTDGSIPEP; encoded by the coding sequence GTGACGCCACGACTCACCCTGTCGGCGGCGGTGCTCGACGCACCGGACGCCCGGGAACTCGCGGCCTTCTACCAGCGGCTGCTGGGCTGGACGATCGACTCCGACGAGCCCGGCTGGGTGACGATGCACCCGCCCGGAGGCGGCGCCGGGTTGTCGTTCCAGACCGAGAAGGAGTACGTGCCGCCGGTCTGGCCCGCCGGGCCGGGGGACCAGCGGATGATGCTGCACCTGGACATCGAGGTGGACGACCTGGAGACGGCCGTGGCGCACGCGACCGGCGCCGGGGCGACGCTCGCCGGCCACCAGCCCCAGGACGACGTAAGGGTCCTCCTCGACCCGGCGGGCCATCCGCTCTGCCTTTGGATCAGGACGGACGGCTCCATACCGGAACCGTGA
- a CDS encoding cysteine hydrolase family protein encodes MTTLADRPNTALLVIDVQKGVVAGAHDRDAVIANIDTLIGKARAQDVPVIWVQHSDGHELRRDSEAWQYVPELMRPDDEPLVHKLYGDSFEDTDLEALLAERGVGRLVVTGAQTDACIRSTLHGAFVRGYDVTLVGDAHTTEDLTAYGAPAPEQVIAHTNLYWQYQTAPGRGAATVPTAEVDFGTS; translated from the coding sequence ATGACGACCCTGGCCGACCGCCCGAACACCGCGCTGCTCGTCATCGACGTCCAGAAGGGGGTGGTGGCGGGCGCGCACGACCGCGACGCCGTGATCGCGAACATCGACACCCTGATCGGCAAGGCCCGCGCGCAGGACGTGCCGGTGATCTGGGTGCAGCACTCCGACGGGCACGAGTTGCGGCGGGACAGCGAGGCCTGGCAGTACGTGCCGGAGCTGATGCGGCCTGACGACGAGCCGCTCGTCCACAAGCTCTACGGCGACTCGTTCGAGGACACCGATCTGGAGGCGCTGCTCGCCGAGCGGGGGGTGGGCAGGCTCGTCGTCACGGGCGCCCAGACCGACGCGTGCATCCGCTCGACCCTCCACGGGGCCTTCGTCCGGGGATACGACGTGACGCTGGTGGGCGACGCGCACACCACCGAGGACCTCACCGCCTACGGCGCGCCGGCCCCGGAGCAGGTGATCGCGCACACGAACCTCTACTGGCAATATCAGACCGCCCCCGGCCGCGGTGCGGCGACCGTCCCCACGGCGGAGGTGGACTTCGGCACATCCTGA
- a CDS encoding LacI family DNA-binding transcriptional regulator: protein MATIRELARLCGVSPATVSRVFNNPEVVNAKTREQVLRTARQIGYLPNESARTLATKKSFMVGLLWDTDHRRPGWRHPFFQEILIGLKTALSGRGYHLLMLATSGEHTDDAYVRAVRRHNLDGVVMIDSGTSDPSLRHLAESGVPCVSLDRPVRGPRATYVTSDNLGGARQAVRHLHEQGRQAIATITGPAHTRPGAERLQGYQEELALLRLPYRPEHVAEGDFYVTGGEAAMRRLLETDERPDAVFVAGDEMAVGALRAIAEAGLKVPEDIAVVGFDDIEVAALVPPGLTTIAQDKDGFGAAAAEALVSMINGADAPRARILPTTLVVRGSSTPPI from the coding sequence GTGGCAACGATCAGAGAGCTGGCGCGCCTGTGCGGCGTGTCTCCGGCGACCGTCTCCCGAGTGTTCAACAATCCCGAGGTAGTCAACGCGAAAACCAGGGAGCAGGTCCTGCGGACGGCCCGCCAGATCGGCTACCTGCCCAACGAGTCGGCGCGCACGCTGGCCACCAAGAAGTCCTTCATGGTCGGCCTGCTGTGGGACACCGACCACCGCCGGCCCGGCTGGCGCCATCCGTTCTTCCAGGAGATCCTGATCGGCCTGAAGACGGCGCTCAGCGGGCGTGGATACCACCTGCTCATGCTCGCCACCAGCGGTGAGCACACCGACGACGCGTACGTGCGGGCCGTCCGCAGGCACAACCTGGACGGCGTGGTGATGATCGACAGCGGCACCTCGGACCCGTCGCTGCGGCACCTCGCCGAGTCGGGGGTGCCCTGTGTCAGCCTCGACCGTCCCGTGCGTGGCCCCCGGGCCACGTACGTGACCTCCGACAACCTGGGCGGCGCCCGCCAGGCCGTACGGCACCTGCACGAGCAGGGGCGGCAGGCCATCGCCACGATCACCGGGCCCGCGCACACCCGGCCGGGCGCGGAGCGCCTGCAGGGCTACCAGGAGGAGCTGGCCCTGCTGCGCCTGCCCTACCGGCCGGAGCACGTGGCCGAGGGCGACTTCTACGTCACCGGCGGGGAGGCGGCGATGCGGCGGCTGCTGGAGACGGACGAGCGGCCCGACGCGGTGTTCGTCGCGGGCGACGAGATGGCCGTCGGCGCGCTGCGCGCGATCGCGGAGGCCGGCCTCAAGGTGCCCGAGGACATCGCGGTCGTCGGTTTCGACGACATAGAGGTCGCCGCGCTCGTACCGCCCGGCCTGACGACGATCGCCCAGGACAAGGATGGTTTCGGCGCGGCCGCCGCGGAGGCCCTGGTCTCCATGATCAACGGCGCCGACGCTCCGCGGGCCCGGATCCTGCCCACCACACTCGTCGTGCGGGGCTCCAGCACACCTCCGATCTGA
- a CDS encoding SAM-dependent methyltransferase has protein sequence MNLEQGPPGIDVTVPSVARIYDYLLGGKDNFAVDRAAAEKLIELTPNAREGVQSNRRFIHRAVTLMADHGIRQFLDIGAGLPTQENVHQVAQRAAPGARVVYVDNDPIVLTHGRALLADNTTTIVVDGDLRDPESILGDPRINEHLDLSRPVGLLMVAVLHFIPGADAGRVVATLRDRLAPGSAMAISHLSYGDLDEAKIREGRELYKSTSAAGVTPRTHAELLRFFDGFDLVDPGLVVTEDWRPEPDEPRLPRIPGVDGYAGVGLLR, from the coding sequence ATGAACTTGGAGCAGGGGCCGCCGGGAATCGACGTCACGGTCCCCAGCGTCGCCCGGATCTACGACTATCTCCTCGGCGGCAAGGACAACTTCGCCGTCGACCGGGCGGCGGCCGAGAAGCTGATCGAGCTGACTCCGAACGCCCGTGAGGGGGTCCAGAGCAACAGGCGCTTCATCCACCGTGCCGTGACCCTCATGGCCGATCACGGCATCCGCCAGTTCCTCGACATCGGCGCCGGGCTGCCGACGCAGGAGAACGTCCACCAGGTCGCGCAGCGTGCCGCCCCCGGCGCGCGGGTGGTGTACGTCGACAACGACCCGATCGTGCTGACGCACGGCCGTGCCCTGCTCGCCGACAACACCACGACGATCGTGGTGGACGGTGACCTGCGCGACCCCGAGAGCATCCTCGGCGATCCCCGGATCAACGAGCATCTCGACCTCAGCCGGCCCGTCGGGCTGCTCATGGTCGCGGTGCTGCACTTCATCCCCGGCGCCGACGCCGGGCGCGTCGTGGCCACGCTGCGCGACCGGCTCGCCCCCGGCAGCGCGATGGCCATCAGCCACCTGTCGTACGGCGACCTCGACGAGGCGAAGATCCGCGAGGGGCGCGAGCTGTACAAGAGCACCTCCGCCGCCGGCGTCACCCCCCGCACCCACGCCGAGCTCCTGCGGTTCTTCGACGGGTTCGACCTGGTGGACCCGGGCCTGGTGGTGACCGAGGACTGGCGTCCGGAGCCCGACGAGCCCCGGCTGCCGAGGATCCCCGGCGTGGACGGCTACGCGGGCGTCGGCCTCCTCCGCTGA
- a CDS encoding mechanosensitive ion channel family protein: MAAPVDWGRGVADAWSSVATFVPKFLAFVVVLVVGWLVAKALRKVVDAVLERVGFDRWVERGGVGRVLARSKYDASDLLAKLVYYAILLVTLQIAFSVFGPNPVSALLAGVVAWLPKAAVAIVIIVVATAVARAVKDIVSAALGSLSYGRTLATIASVFIIGLGVIAALNQIEVATTVTTPVLIAFLAAVAGVVVVGVGGGLVRPMQQRWEHWLNRAEAETETIRAQAAAYSQGRSDAMDTVHVPQEAMPREAYPRQTAGAFAQPAHTAYPQEGAPAAPGAATTPISPATPGARRTDGPVGPAGQPAPGQVGRGEPGPDSSWPTPPEEPPPPVR; this comes from the coding sequence ATGGCCGCTCCGGTCGACTGGGGAAGAGGAGTGGCCGACGCCTGGTCGTCGGTCGCCACCTTCGTCCCCAAGTTCCTCGCATTCGTCGTCGTCCTGGTGGTGGGCTGGCTGGTCGCCAAGGCCCTGCGCAAGGTCGTCGACGCCGTGCTCGAACGCGTCGGGTTCGACCGCTGGGTCGAACGCGGCGGCGTCGGACGGGTGCTCGCGCGCAGCAAGTACGACGCGTCCGACCTGCTGGCGAAACTGGTCTACTACGCGATTCTGCTGGTGACGCTGCAGATCGCCTTCTCCGTCTTCGGCCCCAACCCGGTCAGCGCGTTGCTCGCCGGAGTCGTGGCCTGGCTGCCCAAGGCCGCCGTGGCGATCGTGATCATCGTGGTCGCCACCGCCGTCGCCAGGGCGGTCAAGGACATCGTCAGCGCGGCGCTGGGCTCCCTGTCGTACGGCAGGACGCTCGCCACGATCGCGTCGGTCTTCATCATCGGCCTCGGCGTCATCGCGGCGCTCAACCAGATCGAGGTCGCGACCACCGTCACCACGCCGGTGCTGATCGCCTTCCTGGCGGCCGTCGCCGGAGTCGTCGTCGTGGGCGTCGGCGGCGGGCTGGTGCGGCCCATGCAGCAGCGCTGGGAGCACTGGCTGAACCGCGCGGAGGCCGAGACCGAGACCATCCGCGCCCAGGCGGCCGCCTACAGCCAGGGCCGCTCCGACGCGATGGATACCGTCCACGTGCCGCAGGAGGCCATGCCGCGGGAGGCCTACCCGCGGCAGACGGCCGGTGCCTTCGCCCAGCCGGCGCACACCGCGTACCCGCAGGAGGGCGCGCCGGCCGCTCCGGGCGCGGCGACCACTCCGATCAGCCCGGCGACTCCGGGCGCGCGGCGCACGGACGGCCCGGTCGGCCCGGCCGGACAGCCGGCGCCAGGTCAGGTGGGTCGTGGTGAGCCGGGTCCCGATTCCTCGTGGCCCACGCCGCCGGAGGAGCCTCCGCCGCCGGTCCGCTGA
- a CDS encoding nuclear transport factor 2 family protein has protein sequence MYAPSDQERKSVEDWFTRYDALAEQGAIEELADLAVFPMNLATDVPGGFAAVRQWTRAEYVEAMREAMGGGTAGLDLESSRTPHFLSPNLVFVETTATMTIEGRRESMRYGDLLVRTEDGWAFQTMAQGGWGHGWPPARRG, from the coding sequence GTGTACGCGCCGAGCGACCAGGAGCGCAAAAGCGTCGAGGACTGGTTCACCCGGTACGACGCGCTCGCCGAGCAGGGGGCGATCGAGGAGCTGGCCGACCTGGCGGTCTTCCCGATGAACCTGGCCACCGACGTGCCGGGCGGCTTCGCGGCCGTCCGGCAGTGGACGCGCGCAGAGTACGTCGAGGCGATGCGGGAGGCGATGGGCGGCGGAACGGCGGGGCTCGACCTGGAGTCGTCGAGGACGCCGCACTTTCTCAGCCCCAACCTCGTCTTCGTGGAGACCACGGCGACGATGACGATCGAGGGACGGAGGGAGAGCATGCGCTACGGCGACCTTCTGGTGCGCACCGAGGACGGGTGGGCGTTCCAGACGATGGCACAGGGCGGCTGGGGCCACGGCTGGCCGCCCGCCAGACGCGGCTGA
- a CDS encoding Rrf2 family transcriptional regulator, translating into MRLTKFTDLALRVTMRLAVLDPGMSLTTRQVAEAMAIPYNHTAKAIARLQHLGVVEARRGRGGGLELTGFGRTASIGWLVRELEGEEEVVTCEGQIPCPLRAACRLRGALRAAQQAFYTSLDPITVDQLVSAPSGPVLLGLS; encoded by the coding sequence GTGCGGTTGACGAAGTTCACGGACCTGGCCCTGCGGGTGACCATGCGCCTGGCGGTCCTGGATCCGGGGATGTCGCTCACCACCCGCCAGGTGGCCGAGGCGATGGCGATCCCCTACAACCACACCGCGAAGGCCATCGCCCGCCTGCAGCACCTCGGCGTCGTGGAGGCACGCCGGGGACGCGGGGGCGGCCTGGAGCTGACCGGGTTCGGCCGTACGGCGTCGATCGGCTGGCTGGTCCGTGAGCTGGAGGGAGAGGAGGAGGTCGTGACCTGCGAGGGGCAGATCCCCTGTCCGCTACGGGCCGCCTGCCGCCTGCGTGGCGCGCTGCGCGCGGCACAGCAGGCCTTCTACACCTCCCTGGATCCGATCACCGTCGACCAGCTGGTCTCCGCGCCCTCGGGACCGGTGCTGCTCGGCCTCTCCTGA